A single window of Nicotiana sylvestris chromosome 3, ASM39365v2, whole genome shotgun sequence DNA harbors:
- the LOC138888569 gene encoding uncharacterized protein translates to MAGGTNAELRQRIEQLEALVGQALEANGDSSVLARMAQLEADYAARHETTLAEMALVRQEKEELREEVVQLRRELQTVVPRSDERTKLRIPEPKAYGGARSAKELENFLWDMEQYFQAARVADEDKVIITPMYLTGDAKVWWRTRMAETESTGLPKIGTWEMLKKELKSQFLPTNSSWLARDGLRRLKQSGTVAEYVKEFSSLMLNVSNMAEEDKLHYFMSGLKGWAQLELRRQNVQCLSTAIAAADALADLNIGDNPAGTSHSKADGKAKEWKKRGKGQAAEDEGFAKNVRQENHNGKERSGKFKGCFTCGGPHLKKDCPVQARVNAMLAAEKQEQVAEANAIVAGGNEAPGAVYVNNPLGLLH, encoded by the coding sequence ATGGCTGGTGGCACAAATGCGGAACTGCGTCAAAGGATAGAGCAGTTGGAAGCACTCGTTGGGCAGGCTCTTGAGGCAAATGGCGATTCTTCTGTTCTTGCAAGAATGGCACAGTTAGAGGCAGATTATGCAGCGAGACACGAGACAACGCTGGCAGAAATGGCCTTGGTACGCCAAGAGAAGGAAGAACTGCGCGAGGAAGTGGTTCAACTTCGGAGGGAATTGCAAACTGTTGTCCCTAGAAGTGATGAACGCACTAAGTTGAGGATTCCGGAGCCAAAGGCATATGGGGGTGCAAGAAGTGCCAAAGAACTGGAAAATTTCTTGTGGGATATGGAGCAGTATTTCCAGGCTGCACGTGTTGCGGATGAAGACAAGGTGATAATCACACCAATGTATTTGACTGGTGATGCAAAGGTGTGGTGGCGCACACGAATGGCAGAAACGGAAAGTACTGGACTGCCCAAGATTGGAACTTGGGAGATGCTGAAGAAGGAATTAAAATCCCAATTCCTTCCAACTAATTCGTCGTGGTTGGCACGAGATGGACTTCGTCGCTTGAAGCAAAGTGGTACAGTGGCGGAGTATGTCAAGGAATTTTCATCCTTGATGCTCAATGTAAGTAATATGGCAGAGGAAGATAAGCTGCATTACTTCATGAGCGGGTTGAAGGGTTGGGCGCAATTGGAGTTGAGAAGGCAGAATGTTCAATGCCTTTCTACTGCCATTGCGGCGGCAGATGCGTTGGCTGACCTAAATATAGGTGATAACCCTGCTGGAACTTCGCATTCAAAGGCTGACGGGAAAGCTAAGGAATGGAAGAAAAGAGGGAAGGGGCAAGCTGCCGAAGATGAGGGCTTTGCCAAGAATGTGAGACAAGAGAATCACAACGGCAAAGAAAGGAGCGGCAAGTTCAAAGGCTGCTTCACTTGTGGTGGACCGCACTTGAAAAAGGACTGTCCGGTGCAGGCTAGGGTGAATGCTATGCTGGCTGCAGAGAAACAGGAACAAGTGGCGGAAGCAAATGCCATTGTGGCAGGTGGAAATGAAGCACCAGGGGCGGTGTATGTTAACAACCCCTTGGGGCTGCTTCATTAA